The sequence below is a genomic window from Streptomyces sp. B21-105.
AAGCCCTTCGCCTTCAGCGAGCTGATCGCGCGCGTGCGCGCCCTCGGCCGGCGCACCAGCGTGCCGCTGCCGCCCGTCCTGGAGCGGGCCGGCATCAAGCTCGACCCCAACCGCCGCGAGGTCTTCCGCGACGGCAAGGAGGTCCAGCTCGCGCCCAAGGAGTTCGCCGTCCTCGAGGTGCTGATGCGCAGCGAGGGGGCGGTGGTGTCCGCGGAGCAGCTCCTCGAAAAGGCCTGGGACGAGAACACCGACCCGTTCACCAACGTCGTACGCGTGACCGTCATGACGCTGCGCCGCAAGCTGGGCGAACCTCCGGTGATCGTCACCGTTCCCGGTTCCGGCTACCGGATCTGATCCGCCATGGCAACGACCCCCACGCCCGTGCAGGCGCCCCCCAAGCCCACCTGGGACCCCAGGAGCCCGCAGACCCCCTTCCCGTGGCTGCGGCCGACCATTCGCATACGCCTCACCCTGCTGTACGGCGGGATGTTCCTGATCGCCGGCATCGTGCTGCTG
It includes:
- a CDS encoding response regulator transcription factor; amino-acid sequence: MRVLVVEDEQLLADAVATGLRREAMAVDVVYDGAAALERIGVNDYDVVVLDRDLPLVHGDDVCRRIVELGMPTRVLMLTASGDVSDRVEGLEIGADDYLPKPFAFSELIARVRALGRRTSVPLPPVLERAGIKLDPNRREVFRDGKEVQLAPKEFAVLEVLMRSEGAVVSAEQLLEKAWDENTDPFTNVVRVTVMTLRRKLGEPPVIVTVPGSGYRI